The Kitasatospora sp. NBC_00374 genome has a segment encoding these proteins:
- a CDS encoding helix-turn-helix transcriptional regulator: MAGPRDLDPSESPKAFYGAELRRLREARGLSQEALGELVFHSGAYIGYLEAAARKPQKDLSERLDAVLGTDGFFQRLYPLVARSRHAAYFAQAAELEATAETICEYAPALVPGLLQTADYARAVIRAALPFAAGPEVDASVAARLERARILDGPTAPQLWVILHETVLRTPVGGAAVMAEELRHVVAVAREGKALVQVLPFSAAAHAMMAGFVSLMTFEEAPPAAYVEGLHSGQLLDDPGVVARCQRSYDLVRAAALSPEASLRAIEATAEEYEDAHHV, translated from the coding sequence ATGGCCGGCCCACGCGATCTCGATCCGTCCGAATCCCCGAAAGCCTTCTACGGCGCGGAACTCCGCCGACTGCGCGAGGCCAGGGGCCTGAGCCAGGAGGCCCTCGGCGAGCTGGTCTTCCACTCCGGCGCGTACATCGGCTACCTGGAGGCGGCCGCCCGCAAGCCGCAGAAGGACCTCTCCGAGCGCCTCGACGCGGTGCTCGGCACGGACGGCTTCTTCCAGCGCCTCTACCCGCTGGTCGCCCGCTCACGGCACGCCGCCTACTTCGCCCAGGCCGCCGAACTCGAAGCCACCGCGGAGACCATCTGCGAGTACGCGCCCGCCCTGGTGCCCGGCCTGCTGCAGACCGCGGACTACGCCCGCGCCGTGATCCGCGCGGCACTGCCCTTCGCCGCCGGGCCCGAGGTCGACGCGAGCGTCGCCGCCCGGCTCGAACGGGCCCGGATCTTGGACGGTCCAACAGCACCGCAGTTGTGGGTGATCCTGCACGAGACCGTCCTGCGGACCCCGGTCGGCGGGGCCGCCGTGATGGCCGAGGAGCTGCGCCACGTGGTCGCGGTGGCGCGCGAGGGGAAGGCCCTGGTGCAGGTCCTGCCGTTCTCGGCCGCGGCGCACGCGATGATGGCCGGGTTCGTCTCCCTGATGACCTTCGAGGAGGCGCCGCCCGCCGCGTACGTGGAGGGGTTGCACTCGGGCCAACTGCTGGACGATCCGGGCGTGGTGGCCAGGTGCCAGAGGTCGTACGATCTGGTCAGGGCTGCCGCGCTGTCGCCGGAGGCATCCCTCCGAGCGATCGAGGCGACGGCGGAGGAGTACGAGGATGCCCACCACGTCTGA
- a CDS encoding NUDIX domain-containing protein: MAPDAEDEATPDRRILHDGPYLRLLSDTVAGPHGPYVYEHIEVPDAVRVVALDRDGLLLLVEDDFHLTGRRMPHLPGGGIEPGEEPQAAARRELEEETGWRAATWRPLGLIHPLPSSTGAATHLFLAADLAPGRVARDPTESAMTVHRIAPADAVARVRAGEITEAGSVAALLLAAPVLVYGGVGLRG, translated from the coding sequence ATGGCACCCGACGCCGAGGACGAGGCCACACCCGACCGCCGGATCCTGCACGACGGCCCGTACCTCCGGCTGCTGTCCGACACGGTCGCCGGCCCGCACGGCCCCTATGTGTACGAGCACATCGAGGTCCCGGACGCGGTCCGCGTCGTCGCGCTGGACCGGGACGGCCTGCTGCTGCTCGTCGAGGACGACTTCCACCTGACCGGGCGCCGGATGCCGCACCTGCCGGGCGGCGGCATCGAGCCGGGCGAGGAGCCGCAGGCGGCCGCCCGCCGGGAGCTGGAGGAGGAGACCGGGTGGCGGGCCGCGACCTGGCGCCCGCTCGGCCTGATCCACCCGCTGCCCTCCAGCACCGGGGCCGCCACCCACCTGTTCCTCGCCGCCGACCTCGCACCCGGCCGCGTCGCGCGGGATCCCACCGAGTCGGCGATGACCGTGCACCGGATCGCCCCGGCCGACGCGGTCGCCAGGGTCCGGGCCGGGGAGATCACGGAGGCGGGCAGCGTCGCCGCGCTCCTGCTCGCGGCTCCCGTCCTCGTCTACGGCGGCGTCGGCCTGCGCGGCTGA
- a CDS encoding DUF397 domain-containing protein, with amino-acid sequence MPTTSEPNTAVWRKSSHSDGTGGSCVEVDDTTPGLVRDSKDPDGPRLAFAPASWQAFVTAVARGEFGEL; translated from the coding sequence ATGCCCACCACGTCTGAGCCGAACACCGCCGTCTGGCGCAAGTCGAGCCACAGCGACGGCACCGGCGGCAGCTGCGTCGAGGTCGACGACACGACGCCCGGCCTGGTCCGCGACAGCAAGGACCCGGACGGCCCCCGGCTCGCCTTCGCGCCCGCCTCCTGGCAGGCGTTCGTCACCGCCGTCGCCCGCGGGGAGTTCGGCGAGCTCTGA
- a CDS encoding beta-ketoacyl synthase produces MTVITGLATLTAYGHGTDRLWEGLLGGIPALSPVTRFDLTGRRARFAATLPGEPDLTGELATLIDRACAQAGLTADERATTPLLLARHLTGPVDPPTAALAAACGLRGLERVHTNACAAAGSAVADAAASLALDEYPRVVVAAGQLVGADSFACFDSAGVLAPDGISRPFSAGRQGPVLGDGAGALVIETPEEARRRGAAPLVRLAGWGQAGDAHHVARPHPEGRGTARAVAAALRRAGVGPEAVGYVNAHATSTPSFDPAEAAALHRALGPYVGRVPVSSTKPLHGHCLTAAGMVELAVCTLALRHGLLPVNAGYLGPDPDCRLDLVLDRPRPAAARYALNLSAGFGGTCTALLLEAA; encoded by the coding sequence ATGACCGTGATCACCGGCCTGGCCACCCTGACGGCGTACGGGCACGGCACCGACCGGCTCTGGGAGGGTCTGCTCGGCGGTATACCGGCGCTGTCCCCGGTGACCAGATTCGACCTCACCGGCCGCCGGGCCCGGTTCGCCGCCACGCTGCCCGGGGAGCCGGACCTGACCGGTGAACTGGCCACCCTGATCGACCGCGCCTGCGCACAGGCCGGGTTGACGGCGGACGAACGGGCCACGACCCCGCTGCTGCTGGCCCGGCATCTCACCGGCCCCGTCGACCCGCCCACCGCCGCGCTCGCCGCGGCCTGCGGCCTGCGCGGCCTGGAACGGGTCCACACCAACGCCTGCGCCGCCGCGGGCTCCGCGGTCGCGGACGCCGCCGCGTCACTGGCCCTCGACGAGTACCCGCGGGTGGTGGTCGCGGCCGGCCAGTTGGTCGGCGCGGACAGCTTCGCCTGCTTCGACAGCGCGGGCGTGCTGGCCCCGGACGGGATCTCCCGGCCGTTCAGCGCCGGCCGGCAGGGACCGGTGCTCGGCGACGGCGCCGGGGCCCTGGTGATCGAGACGCCCGAGGAGGCCCGCCGCCGGGGGGCCGCACCCCTGGTCCGGCTGGCCGGCTGGGGGCAGGCGGGCGACGCCCACCATGTCGCCCGGCCGCACCCCGAGGGCCGCGGCACCGCGCGGGCGGTCGCGGCGGCGCTGCGCCGGGCAGGTGTCGGCCCGGAGGCGGTCGGGTACGTCAACGCGCACGCCACTTCGACACCCTCCTTCGACCCGGCCGAGGCGGCCGCGCTGCACCGGGCGCTCGGGCCGTACGTCGGCCGGGTGCCGGTCAGTTCGACCAAACCGCTGCACGGCCACTGCCTGACCGCGGCCGGGATGGTCGAACTGGCGGTCTGCACGCTGGCCCTGCGGCACGGCCTGCTGCCGGTCAACGCGGGGTACCTGGGCCCGGACCCGGACTGCCGGCTCGACCTGGTGCTCGACCGCCCCCGGCCCGCCGCGGCGCGGTACGCGCTCAATCTCAGCGCCGGATTCGGCGGCACCTGCACCGCCCTGCTGCTGGAAGCCGCATGA